The following coding sequences lie in one Candidatus Eremiobacterota bacterium genomic window:
- a CDS encoding class I SAM-dependent methyltransferase: MAAEAAISARVGEFYERHPYPPPKDDLAEYRRMWDERRRRAESFLFWPGESYREDRSILVAGCGTVQAAHYAVRWPRARVVGIDASEAGIEFTQQLKHKHGLKNLELRRLVVERAVELQERFDHVVCTGVLHHLPDPDAGLCALREVLEVGGAMHVMVYAPYGRTGVYIIQDYCRRLGIGATPSEIRELATTLQSLPADHPIAPLLRSSRDFSNEAGLADALLHPNDRAYSVPQLMDFLARGGLRFGRWIRQAPYLASCGAIATTPHARILARMSQAEQYAALELFRGTMVRHSAVVYRTDDRAHPERIDFSGEEWRGHIPIRLPDTIAVRDRVPEGAAAVLINRNHTYTDLYLPITPRQDQLLAAIDGKRTVGEICANKDFEPARTFFEQLWFWDQIVFDTSFDRLILRQAHPSTGSG, encoded by the coding sequence ATGGCGGCGGAAGCCGCCATCTCCGCGCGGGTAGGAGAGTTTTACGAACGTCATCCCTACCCTCCGCCCAAAGACGACCTCGCCGAGTACCGGCGAATGTGGGACGAGCGCCGGCGACGAGCCGAGTCCTTTTTGTTTTGGCCCGGTGAATCGTACCGCGAGGACCGCAGCATCTTGGTTGCAGGATGCGGCACAGTGCAAGCCGCGCATTACGCGGTACGCTGGCCGCGGGCGCGCGTGGTAGGTATTGATGCCAGTGAAGCCGGCATCGAGTTTACACAACAGCTCAAGCATAAGCATGGGCTGAAGAATTTGGAGTTACGCCGGCTCGTTGTGGAACGGGCCGTTGAACTGCAGGAACGCTTCGATCACGTGGTGTGCACTGGGGTGTTGCATCACTTACCCGACCCGGACGCTGGGCTTTGCGCCTTGCGCGAGGTGCTCGAAGTCGGCGGCGCGATGCACGTCATGGTTTACGCGCCCTACGGACGGACGGGGGTCTACATAATCCAGGATTATTGCCGGCGGCTTGGCATCGGTGCGACACCCAGTGAAATTCGCGAGCTTGCGACTACGTTGCAATCGTTGCCGGCCGACCACCCGATCGCCCCTCTTCTTCGCAGCTCTCGCGATTTTTCAAACGAGGCGGGCCTTGCCGACGCGCTGCTTCATCCAAACGACCGGGCTTACTCCGTGCCGCAGCTAATGGATTTTTTGGCGCGCGGCGGCTTACGCTTCGGACGCTGGATTCGTCAGGCGCCGTACCTGGCGTCGTGCGGGGCAATTGCGACCACTCCGCACGCGCGCATTCTCGCAAGAATGAGCCAAGCGGAACAATATGCCGCGCTCGAACTCTTTCGAGGCACCATGGTACGCCATAGCGCGGTTGTCTATCGAACGGACGATCGCGCGCACCCTGAGCGCATCGATTTTTCAGGTGAGGAATGGCGCGGCCACATTCCGATTCGTCTTCCCGATACGATCGCGGTGCGCGACCGTGTACCGGAGGGCGCTGCGGCGGTATTGATAAACCGCAATCACACCTATACGGACTTGTATCTTCCGATCACGCCGCGACAGGACCAACTATTGGCGGCGATTGACGGCAAGCGGACCGTCGGCGAGATCTGTGCTAACAAGGATTTCGAACCCGCGCGAACGTTTTTCGAGCAGCTCTGGTTTTGGGACCAGATCGTTTTCGATACATCCTTCGACAGGCTCATCCTTCGACAGGCTCATCCTTCGACAGGCTCAGGATGA